Proteins co-encoded in one Columba livia isolate bColLiv1 breed racing homer chromosome 14, bColLiv1.pat.W.v2, whole genome shotgun sequence genomic window:
- the DOK3 gene encoding docking protein 3 isoform X2, whose product MGSSMCSTANLESPSGVARMEKFDVRDDGTALDKTSLRRCTRRVIRLSDCISVGPAGTESCPKATAAFYLTTTEKSYVLAAERRDEWITQLCQLAFQGAKETAQSSARAQPSPTVPMEENSLYASWQGLTEFPVMVVRTDASDRCSLHGHYLLSALPQRLTLKDPQSHQPLLTWPYAFLRKFGQDQAIFSFEAGRRSDSGEGTFTFSTPRALELCRAVAAAIACQQQGKDAPDLQLFCTPDAQLTAQGPESQPWGPGAEECQPSPPLAGAQPASHPPTSLLHFPTPEPEAPGPIVYASIARGQQPLCGPGQPGPSEPWAGGKLLPEHLYENIFTAEPRPAGAEEEEEEGQWELGCRQAPEGHSNEVGPLYDNRAALAQLPRGSPQPPEQGWSRGGQEALPGRPGHKPQSNLRAKLVRLLSRETPSPQDWA is encoded by the exons ATGGGATCCTCTATGTGCAGCACTGCAAATTTGGAAAG CCCCTCCGGTGTGGCCCGCATGGAGAAGTTTGATGTGAGGGATGACGGCACAGCGCTGGACAAGACCTCCCTGCGGCGGTGCACCCGCCGGGTGATCCGCCTCTCCGACTGCATCTCTGTGGGCCCAGCAGGCACTGAGAGCTGCCCCAAAGCCACCGCTGCCTTCTACCTCAccaccacagagaagagctaCGTGCTGGCAGCTGAGCGGCGGGATGAGTGGATcacacagctctgccagctggcCTTCCAG GGTGCAAAGGAGACTGCGCAGAGCAGCGCCagggcccagcccagccccactgtccccatggaGGAGAACTCCCTCTACGCATCCTGGCAGGGCT TGACCGAATTTCCAGTGATGGTGGTCCGGACAGACGCGTCCGACCGCTGCAGCCTGCACGGGCACTACCTGCTCTCAGCCCTTCCGCAGAGACTGACACTGAAGGACCCGCAGTCCCACCAACCCCTGCTCACCTGGCCCTACGCCTTCCTCCGCAAGTTCGGCCAGGATCAG GCCATCTTCTCCTTCGAGGCTGGACGCCGCAGCGACTCCGGTGAGGGCACCTTCACCTTCAGCACCCCACGGGCCCTGGAGCTTTGCCGGGCTGTGGCTGCCGCCATcgcctgccagcagcagggcaAGGATGCCCCAGACCTCCAGCTCTTTTGCACCCCAGATGCCCAGCTCACTGCACAGGGCCCTGAATCCCAGCCCTGGGGCCCCGGGGCTGAGGAATGCCAGCCCAGCCCACCCCTGGCGGGGGCACAGCCTGCCTCCCATCCCCCCACCAGCCTCCTCCACTTCCCCACCCCAGAGCCAGAAGCCCCAGGCCCCATCGTTTACGCCTCTATTGCCCGGGGCCAGCAGCCCCTCTGTGGGCCAGGGCAGCCGGGCCCTAGTGAGCCCTGGGCCGGGGGGAAACTGCTCCCTGAGCATCTCTACGAGAACATCTTCACAGCGGAGCCACGTCCTGCaggggcagaggaggaagaggaggaagggcagTGGGAGCTGGGGTGCCGGCAAGCCCCTGAGGGCCACAGCAACGAGGTGGGCCCCCTCTATGACAACCgggctgccctggcacagctgccgcggggcagcccccagccccccgaACAGGGCTGGAGCCGAGGGGGGCAGGAGGCGCTACCGGGGCGCCCTGGGCACAAACCCCAGAGCAACCTCCGGGCCAAGCTGGTGCGGCTGCTTAGCCGGGAGACCCCTAGCCCGCAGGACTGGGCCTGA
- the DOK3 gene encoding docking protein 3 isoform X1, translating to MERPVKDGILYVQHCKFGKRSWRKMRAQLFAASPSGVARMEKFDVRDDGTALDKTSLRRCTRRVIRLSDCISVGPAGTESCPKATAAFYLTTTEKSYVLAAERRDEWITQLCQLAFQGAKETAQSSARAQPSPTVPMEENSLYASWQGLTEFPVMVVRTDASDRCSLHGHYLLSALPQRLTLKDPQSHQPLLTWPYAFLRKFGQDQAIFSFEAGRRSDSGEGTFTFSTPRALELCRAVAAAIACQQQGKDAPDLQLFCTPDAQLTAQGPESQPWGPGAEECQPSPPLAGAQPASHPPTSLLHFPTPEPEAPGPIVYASIARGQQPLCGPGQPGPSEPWAGGKLLPEHLYENIFTAEPRPAGAEEEEEEGQWELGCRQAPEGHSNEVGPLYDNRAALAQLPRGSPQPPEQGWSRGGQEALPGRPGHKPQSNLRAKLVRLLSRETPSPQDWA from the exons ATGGAGAGACCGGTGAAGGATGGGATCCTCTATGTGCAGCACTGCAAATTTGGAAAG AGGTCCTGGAGGAAGATGCGAGCCCAGCTCTTTGCCGCCAGCCCCTCCGGTGTGGCCCGCATGGAGAAGTTTGATGTGAGGGATGACGGCACAGCGCTGGACAAGACCTCCCTGCGGCGGTGCACCCGCCGGGTGATCCGCCTCTCCGACTGCATCTCTGTGGGCCCAGCAGGCACTGAGAGCTGCCCCAAAGCCACCGCTGCCTTCTACCTCAccaccacagagaagagctaCGTGCTGGCAGCTGAGCGGCGGGATGAGTGGATcacacagctctgccagctggcCTTCCAG GGTGCAAAGGAGACTGCGCAGAGCAGCGCCagggcccagcccagccccactgtccccatggaGGAGAACTCCCTCTACGCATCCTGGCAGGGCT TGACCGAATTTCCAGTGATGGTGGTCCGGACAGACGCGTCCGACCGCTGCAGCCTGCACGGGCACTACCTGCTCTCAGCCCTTCCGCAGAGACTGACACTGAAGGACCCGCAGTCCCACCAACCCCTGCTCACCTGGCCCTACGCCTTCCTCCGCAAGTTCGGCCAGGATCAG GCCATCTTCTCCTTCGAGGCTGGACGCCGCAGCGACTCCGGTGAGGGCACCTTCACCTTCAGCACCCCACGGGCCCTGGAGCTTTGCCGGGCTGTGGCTGCCGCCATcgcctgccagcagcagggcaAGGATGCCCCAGACCTCCAGCTCTTTTGCACCCCAGATGCCCAGCTCACTGCACAGGGCCCTGAATCCCAGCCCTGGGGCCCCGGGGCTGAGGAATGCCAGCCCAGCCCACCCCTGGCGGGGGCACAGCCTGCCTCCCATCCCCCCACCAGCCTCCTCCACTTCCCCACCCCAGAGCCAGAAGCCCCAGGCCCCATCGTTTACGCCTCTATTGCCCGGGGCCAGCAGCCCCTCTGTGGGCCAGGGCAGCCGGGCCCTAGTGAGCCCTGGGCCGGGGGGAAACTGCTCCCTGAGCATCTCTACGAGAACATCTTCACAGCGGAGCCACGTCCTGCaggggcagaggaggaagaggaggaagggcagTGGGAGCTGGGGTGCCGGCAAGCCCCTGAGGGCCACAGCAACGAGGTGGGCCCCCTCTATGACAACCgggctgccctggcacagctgccgcggggcagcccccagccccccgaACAGGGCTGGAGCCGAGGGGGGCAGGAGGCGCTACCGGGGCGCCCTGGGCACAAACCCCAGAGCAACCTCCGGGCCAAGCTGGTGCGGCTGCTTAGCCGGGAGACCCCTAGCCCGCAGGACTGGGCCTGA
- the DDX41 gene encoding probable ATP-dependent RNA helicase DDX41 produces MEATAERKRQREEAAETSDLSGEDDDDYVPYVPVKQRRQQMLQKLLQMRRKVVSEEEQRDSGSEQRGDEDDIPLGPQSNISLLDQHQHLKEKAEARKESAKEKQLKEEEKILESVAEGRALMSVKEMAKGITYDDPIKTSWTAPRYILAMSEARHDRVRKKYHILVEGEGIPPPIKSFKEMKFPAAILRGLKKKGIQQPTPIQIQGIPTILSGRDMIGIAFTGSGKTLVFTLPVIMFCMEQEKRLPFSKREGPYGLIICPSRELARQTHGIIEYYCRLLQEDGLPPLRCALCIGGMSVKEQMETIKHGVHMMVATPGRLMDLLQKKMVSLDICRYLALDEADRMIDMGFEGDIRTIFSYFKGQRQTLLFSATMPKKIQNFAKSALVKPITINVGRAGAASLDVVQEVEYVKEEAKMVYLLECLQKTPPPVLIFAEKKADVDAIHEYLLLKGVEAVAIHGGKDQEERTKAIEAFRDGKKDVLVATDVASKGLDFPAIQHVINYDMPEEIENYVHRIGRTGRSGNTGIATTFINKACDESVLMDLKALLLEAKQKVPPVLQVLHCGDETMLDIGGERGCAFCGGLGHRITDCPKLEAMQTKQVSNIGRKDYLAHSSMDF; encoded by the exons ATGGAGGCCACGGCCGAGCGGAAG AGGCagcgggaggaggcggcggaGACGTCCGACCTGTCCGGGGAGGACGATGACGACTACGTGCCCTACGTGCCCGTCAAGCAGCGCAGGCAGCAGATG ctgcagaagctgctgcagaTGCGGCGGAAGGTGGTGTCGGAGGAGGAGCAGCGGGACAGCGGCAGCGAGCAGCGGGGTGACGAGGACGACATCCCCCTGGGGCCGCAGTCCAACATCAGCCTCCTggaccagcaccagcacctcaAGGAGAAGGCGGAAG CTCGGAAGGAGTCGGCcaaggagaagcagctgaaggaggaagagaagatcCTGGAGAGCGTGGCAGAGGGACGGG CTTTGATGTCGGTGAAGGAGATGGCCAAGGGCATCACCTACGATGATCCCATTAAAACCAG CTGGACAGCACCTCGTTACATCCTGGCCATGTCGGAGGCGCGGCATGATCGCGTGCGCAAGAAGTACCACATCCTGGTGGAGGGGGAAGGAATCCCGCCCCCCATCAAGAGCTTCAAGGAGATGAAGTTCCCGGCGG CCATCCTGAGgggcctgaaaaaaaaagggattcaGCAGCCAACGCCCATCCAGATCCAGGGCATTCCCACCAT CCTCTCGGGAAGGGACATGATTGGCATCGCGTTCACTGGTTCTGGGAAGACCTTGGTGTTTACCCTCCCGGTGATCATGTTCTGCATggagcaggaaaagaggctgcCGTTCTCCAAGCGAGAGGGACCCTATGGACTCATCATCTGTCCCTCA CGGGAGCTGGCCCGGCAGACCCACGGCATCATCGAGTATTACTGTCGCCTGCTGCAGGAGGACGGGCTGCCCCCGCTGCGCTGCGCCCTCTGCATCGGGGGCATGTCTGTCAAGGAGCAGATGGAGACCATCAAACA TGGTGTGCACATGATGGTGGCAACTCCTGGCCGCCTGATGGACCTGCTGCAGAAGAAGATGGTGAGCCTGGACATCTGCCGCTACTTGGCCTTGGATGAGGCCGACAGAATGATTGATATGGGCTTTGAGGGGGATATCCGTACCATCTTCTCCTATTTCAAG GGCCAGCGGCAGACCCTCCTCTTCAGTGCCACGATGCCCAAGAAGATCCAGAACTTTGCCAAGAGTGCCCTGGTGAAGCCCATTACCATTAACGTTGGGCGAGCAGGTGCTGCCAGCCTGGACGTCGTGCAG GAAGTGGAGTACGTGAAGGAGGAGGCGAAGATGGTGTACCTCCTCGAGTGCCTGCAGAAGACCCCACCACCT GTGCTGATCTTTGCAGAGAAGAAGGCAGATGTCGATGCAATCCACGAGTACCTGCTGCTCAAGGGTGTGGAAGCTGTGGCCATCCACGGAGGAAAAG ATCAGGAGGAGCGGACAAAAGCCATCGAGGCCTTCCGGGATGGGAAGAAGGATGTCCTGGTTGCCACTGACGTTGCTTCCAAGGGCCTGGACTTCCCAGCCATCCAGCACGTCATCAACTACGACATGCCGGAGGAGATTGAGAACTACG TTCACCGTATCGGGCGTACGGGCCGTTCAGGCAACACTGGCATTGCCACCACCTTCATCAACAAGGCCTGTG ACGAGTCTGTGCTGATGGACCTGAAGGCCCTGCTCCTGGAGGCCAAGCAGAAGGTGCCGCCTGTGCTCCAGGTGCTGCACTGCGGGGATGAGACCATGCTGGACATCGGAG GCGAGCGCGGCTGTGCCTTCTGCGGTGGCCTGGGCCATCGCATCACCGACTGCCCCAAGCTGGAGGCGATGCAGACCAAGCAAGTCAGCAACATCGGCCGCAAGGACTACCTGGCCCACAGCTCCATGGACTTTTAG